In Thermoplasmata archaeon, the sequence GAGGACCATGGGCTCTCCATGCTCGCCGGCTCGCTCGTAGTACAGGTTCACACCGTTGGCCCTAACGACGGGCATCCTGTCGGCCTCCCGCGTGCCTCACTCGAGGACCCGAATGTTCCGGCGCGCGGACATCTCCTTGAGGATCCGGGGCCAGACGGCTACGGAGACCTCGCCGAGGTGCGCCTTCCGGAGGAGCAGCATCTGGGTGCGGCTCTGCCCGATCCCGCTCCCGACGCTCAGGGGGATCTCGCCCTTCATGATGGCCTGGTGGTACGGCAGCCGAAGGTTCGCGAGCTGCCCGGACATCTCGAGCTGCGTCCGCAACGTCTCCGCGGTCACGCGGATGCCGCCGGACATGAGCTCGTGCCGGCGACGCGTCACACGGTTCCAGACGAGGATGTCCCCATTGAGGCCGTGCATCGGCCGCCCGTCGTCGGACCGGGTCTCCGCGACCCAGTCGTCGTAGTCCGCCGCGCGCATCTCGTGGGGCAGGCCGTCCTTGAGGGGCCAGCCGATCCCCAGGATGCAGACGGCGGGGTACTTCTGGACCAGGTTCGTCTCGCGCTGCTTCCGCGGCAGGTCGGGGTACATGTCCAGGATGTCCTCCGCGTGGATGAACCGGAGCGCGTCGGGCAGCGGCGGCATCTGGCCGGACCGCAGGGCGGGGAAGCGTCGGCGCGCGAGCGCCTCTGCGCCGCGGATCACCTTCCAGATCTTCTGGACCGTGTCCTTCCACGTGTCCAGCGTGCGGTCTTCCTCGCGGATCACCTTCTCCCAGTCCCACTGGTCCACGTACGCGCTGTGGTCGTGGTCCAGGAAGTAGTCCTTCCGCACGGCGCGCATGTCCGTGCAGATGCCCTCGCCGACCTGGCAGCCGAACTGCTTGAGCGCCATGCGCTTCCACTTCGTCGCGGCCTGCACGACCTGGGCGTCCACCGGGTGGCGGTCGTGGTCGTTCGAGATGTGGAACTGGACGGGCGTGCGCGAGCCGTCCCGGTCCAGCATGTCGTTCACGCCGCTTTCGACGTCCACGATGAGCGGCACCTGGACCATCATCAGGTTGAGCTCCTTGCACAGGTGCTCCTCGATGTACTGCTTCACCGCGAAGACGGCACGCTGCGTCTCCCGCGGGTCGAGCAGGGGTGTGTAGTCGTTCGGCAGGACCTTCTCGAGGTCCTCGTAGCTCCCGATCCCCGGGCCCGCGAGATCCGCTTTCTTCGCATCCATCATGAGGGGCACCTCAATGGCCAATGGGTCCCCTCGACCTTCGTCGGGGTATAGGTGCTTGTCGTATTGATGACGCAGTACCGACGGGTGCTTGCGGGGACGGTCGTGCCCACGAAGCGTCGTCCCGGATCTGGGGCTGAGCCGCAGGACACCCGTGCCTCGGACGCGTGGCCTCGGACGAGATGGGCGAACCCGGCTCGGCGCCAGGCGGCTCGAGCTCATTCCCGTGCGCAGAAAGCGAGCCGGCAGAGTCAAATACAGGCCTGCGGCTCGACGGAGACCGGTCTTGGGACCGAGGGATGTCCGCGCCGACCAGGCAGGTCAAGCTCAAACTCACCCTGATCGGCGAGCAGGCCGTGGGCAAGACGAGCCTCGTCCACCGGTTCGTGTCGCACTCCTTCGACGATCGGTACATCACCACCCTCGGGTTCGTCGTCTCCAAGAAGACGGTGAACGTGGATCTCCCCGCAGGCCCGGTCGTCGCGGACCTGATCATCTCGGACATCATGGGGAAGCGGGCGTTCCTCGACCTCTTCGGGGACGCGTACTTCCACGGGACCCAGGGCGTCCTCGCGGTCTTCGACGTGACCCGCAAGGAAACCCTGTCGACGCTCGGGGAGTGGATCGCGCGGATGCAGGACGCGGTCGGCGCGTTCCGCGTCGTCGTCCTGGGCAACAAGATCGACCTCGCGGATCGCCGCGTGACCACGGACGCCGACTTGATGGCGGCCCTCGGCGGCACGGGCCCCGTGGACCTCCTCTACACCTCCGCCAAGACCGGGGAGCATGTGGAGGAAGCGTTCCTCCGGCTCACGCGGGCGGTCCTG encodes:
- the asnA gene encoding aspartate--ammonia ligase, which gives rise to MMDAKKADLAGPGIGSYEDLEKVLPNDYTPLLDPRETQRAVFAVKQYIEEHLCKELNLMMVQVPLIVDVESGVNDMLDRDGSRTPVQFHISNDHDRHPVDAQVVQAATKWKRMALKQFGCQVGEGICTDMRAVRKDYFLDHDHSAYVDQWDWEKVIREEDRTLDTWKDTVQKIWKVIRGAEALARRRFPALRSGQMPPLPDALRFIHAEDILDMYPDLPRKQRETNLVQKYPAVCILGIGWPLKDGLPHEMRAADYDDWVAETRSDDGRPMHGLNGDILVWNRVTRRRHELMSGGIRVTAETLRTQLEMSGQLANLRLPYHQAIMKGEIPLSVGSGIGQSRTQMLLLRKAHLGEVSVAVWPRILKEMSARRNIRVLE
- a CDS encoding Rab family GTPase, whose protein sequence is MSAPTRQVKLKLTLIGEQAVGKTSLVHRFVSHSFDDRYITTLGFVVSKKTVNVDLPAGPVVADLIISDIMGKRAFLDLFGDAYFHGTQGVLAVFDVTRKETLSTLGEWIARMQDAVGAFRVVVLGNKIDLADRRVTTDADLMAALGGTGPVDLLYTSAKTGEHVEEAFLRLTRAVLESVMSQAPGTAPGTLAQ